In Triticum aestivum cultivar Chinese Spring chromosome 5B, IWGSC CS RefSeq v2.1, whole genome shotgun sequence, the following proteins share a genomic window:
- the LOC123112162 gene encoding 1-aminocyclopropane-1-carboxylate oxidase 1, with translation MASTLSFPIIDMGLLRGEERPAAMNLLHDACENWGFFQVLDHGISTELMDKVEKMTKEHYKRVREQRFLEFASKTLEDGGKAAENLDWESTFFVRHLPEANIAEIPDLDEEYRRVMKQFASELEKLAERLLDLLCENLGLEKGYLTRAFRGSKGAPTFGTKVSSYPPCPRPDLVKGLRAHTDAGGIILLFQDDRVGGLQLLKDGEWVDVPPTRHSIVVNLGDQLEVITNGRYKSVLHRVVAQTDGNRMSIASFYNPGSDAVIFPAPALAEAAGGAYPRFVFEDYMKLYVRHKFEDKEPRFEAFKSMESQSSNLIATA, from the exons ATGGCATCGACATTGTCATTCCCGATCATCGACATGGGTCTGCTCCGCGGGGAGGAGCGGCCCGCGGCGATGAACCTTCTGCACGATGCATGCGAGAACTGGGGCTTCTTCCAG GTCCTGGACCACGGCATCTCGACGGAGCTGATGGACAAGGTGGAGAAGATGACCAAGGAGCACTACAAGAGGGTGCGCGAGCAGAGGTTCCTCGAGTTCGCCAGCAAGACGCTGGAGGACGGCGGCAAGGCGGCGGAGAACCTGGACTGGGAGAGCACCTTCTTCGTGCGCCACCTCCCGGAGGCCAACATCGCCGAGATACCCGACCTCGACGAGGAGTACAGGCGGGTGATGAAGCAGTTCGCGTCAGAGCTGGAGAAGCTGGCGGAGCGGCTGCTCGACCTGCTCTGTGAGAACCTCGGCCTCGAGAAAGGGTACCTCACGCGGGCCTTCCGTGGCTCCAAGGGCGCCCCCACCTTCGGCACCAAGGTCAGCAGCTACCCGCCGTGCCCGCGGCCCGACCTCGTCAAGGGCCTCCGCGCCCACACCGACGCGGGCGGCATCATCCTGCTCTTCCAGGACGACCGCGTCGGCGGGCTCCAGCTGCTCAAGGACGGCGAGTGGGTGGACGTGCCGCCCACGCGCCACTCCATCGTCGTCAACCTGGGCGACCAGCTGGAGGTGATCACCAACGGCAGGTACAAGAGCGTGCTCCACCGCGTGGTCGCGCAGACCGACGGCAACCGTATGTCCATCGCATCCTTCTACAACCCTGGCAGCGACGCCGTCATCTTcccggcgccggcgctggcggaggcgGCTGGCGGGGCGTACCCCAGGTTCGTGTTCGAGGACTACATGAAGCTGTACGTGCGCCACAAGTTCGAGGACAAGGAACCCAGGTTCGAGGCCTTCAAGTCCATGGAGAGCCAGAGCTCCAACCTCATCGCTACTGCATAG
- the LOC123116260 gene encoding protein HVA22 — protein sequence MAKSTWALICHLHAIAGPSLTLIYPLYASICAMESTSKLDDGQWLAYWIIYSFIALFEMAAEQVLYWIPLWYEVKLLFVAWLVLPQFRGASFIYEKFVREQIRKHGVMLHEHHGHDAGHGSHVLKAEHGVH from the exons ATGGCGAAGAGTACATGGGCGCTCATCTGCCACCTCCACGCCATTGCAGG GCCGAGCCTGACCCTGATATACCCGCT GTACGCGTCGATCTGCGCTATGGAGAGCACGTCCAAGCTGGACGACGGccagtggctggcctactggataATCTACTCCTTCATCGCCCTCTTCGAAATGGCAGCCGAGCAAGTCCTCTATTG GATACCGCTGTGGTACGAGGTGAAGCTGCTATTCGTGGCGTGGCTGGTGCTGCCGCAGTTCAGGGGCGCCTCCTTCATCTACGAGAAGTTCGTCAGGGAGCAGATCAGGAAGCACGGGGTGATGCTGCACGAGCACCATGGCCACGATGCCGGCCACGGCTCGCACGTCCTGAAG GCTGAGCACGGCGTGCACTGA